From the Kitasatospora viridis genome, one window contains:
- a CDS encoding CCA tRNA nucleotidyltransferase, which translates to MPGLSEAQTLGLQELLRVSPVADEIARRFQEAGFRLALVGGSVRDALLGRLGNDLDFTTDARPKQVLKLVKGWADAVWDVGIAFGTVGARKDTADGSFLIEITTYRSEAYDRTSRKPEVTYGDTIEQDLVRRDFTVNAMAVDLPGRGFIDPHHGLDDLEARVLRTPATPEESFSDDPLRMMRAARFAAQLDFEPAPEVVAAMTAMADRLAIVSAERIQAELNKLLLAAHPVKGLRLLVDTGLAGFVLPELPALRLEKDEHHRHKDVYEHSLTVLEQAIALEQDGPDLTLRLAALLHDIGKPRTRRFESDGRVSFHHHEMVGAKMTRKRMRDLKYSKDLIDDVSRLVELHLRFHGYGGGEWTDSAVRRYVTDAGPLLERLHKLTRSDCTTRNKKKAATLARTYDGLEERIVQLRAQEELDSIRPALDGNQIMALLELPPGPLVGRAYKHLLELRLERGPMTEDEAQAELKAWWAEQQA; encoded by the coding sequence CTGCCAGGCCTGAGCGAGGCCCAGACGCTGGGCCTGCAGGAGCTGCTCCGGGTCTCCCCGGTGGCGGACGAGATCGCCCGCCGCTTCCAGGAGGCCGGCTTCCGGCTGGCCCTGGTCGGCGGCTCGGTGCGGGACGCGCTGCTCGGCCGGCTCGGCAACGACCTGGACTTCACCACCGACGCCCGCCCCAAGCAGGTGCTCAAGCTGGTCAAGGGCTGGGCGGACGCGGTCTGGGACGTCGGCATCGCCTTCGGCACGGTCGGTGCGCGCAAGGACACCGCGGACGGCAGCTTCCTGATCGAGATCACCACCTACCGCTCCGAGGCGTACGACCGCACCTCCCGCAAGCCCGAGGTGACCTACGGCGACACCATCGAGCAGGACCTGGTCCGCCGCGACTTCACGGTGAACGCGATGGCCGTGGACCTGCCCGGGCGCGGCTTCATCGACCCGCACCACGGCCTGGACGACCTGGAGGCCCGGGTGCTGCGCACCCCGGCCACGCCGGAGGAGTCGTTCTCCGACGACCCGCTGCGGATGATGCGGGCCGCCCGGTTCGCCGCCCAGCTGGACTTCGAGCCGGCGCCCGAGGTGGTCGCCGCGATGACCGCGATGGCCGACCGGCTCGCCATCGTCTCGGCCGAGCGGATCCAGGCCGAGCTGAACAAGCTGCTGCTGGCCGCGCACCCGGTGAAGGGCCTGCGGCTGCTGGTGGACACCGGGCTGGCCGGCTTCGTGCTGCCCGAGCTGCCCGCGCTGCGGCTGGAGAAGGACGAGCACCACCGGCACAAGGACGTCTACGAGCACTCGCTGACCGTGCTGGAGCAGGCGATCGCGCTGGAGCAGGACGGCCCGGACCTGACCCTGCGGCTGGCGGCGCTGCTGCACGACATCGGCAAGCCGCGCACCCGGCGGTTCGAGTCGGACGGCCGGGTCTCCTTCCACCACCACGAGATGGTCGGCGCGAAGATGACCCGCAAGCGGATGCGGGACCTGAAGTACTCCAAGGACCTGATCGACGACGTCTCCCGGCTGGTCGAGCTGCACCTGCGGTTCCACGGCTACGGCGGCGGCGAGTGGACCGACTCCGCGGTGCGCCGCTACGTGACCGACGCCGGCCCGCTGCTGGAGCGGCTGCACAAGCTGACCCGGTCCGACTGCACCACCCGGAACAAGAAGAAGGCCGCGACCCTGGCCCGCACCTACGACGGGCTGGAGGAGCGGATCGTCCAGCTGCGCGCCCAGGAGGAGCTGGACTCGATCCGCCCGGCGCTGGACGGCAACCAGATCATGGCGCTGCTGGAGCTGCCGCCCGGCCCGCTGGTCGGCCGGGCCTACAAGCACCTGCTGGAGCTGCGGCTGGAGCGCGGTCCGATGACCGAGGACGAGGCGCAGGCCGAGCTGAAGGCCTGGTGGGCCGAGCAGCAGGCCTGA
- a CDS encoding LppU/SCO3897 family protein, whose protein sequence is MTQPDQPNPYAAVPPPPATPPGVPPVPPAPPSSPPSAQPTLPAQPAVPAPPAVPAPPVVPAPPAVPAQPANPWAPPAQPGFGPAPVPAQPGFGPAPVPAQPGFGPAPAPAQAGFGQPAFGGYPQQAGFVPPALLNCKVCQGFPAADVTVRGHRGLIVMMKFLTNRGPFCQVCGTAVVRDMSQQTLLKGWWSYLSWLFTLIALIGNRAAYQKIRRLPAPQPGTHGPQLDPGRPLSKRGAIWMLTVPVAAVVLAVALPIALAGSSGDTVTGASVDTAQPGDCLHDYNAKNGADDSHPSVVVVPCSSSAADFKVIARSGTMDDGNHTCSPYSVSTKWYVHQEPTYSYVLCLAPPNASTSGGSGSYGGGNGGSSGGSTGSTGSGNGSGGSAT, encoded by the coding sequence GTGACCCAACCCGACCAGCCGAACCCCTACGCGGCGGTGCCGCCGCCACCGGCCACTCCACCGGGTGTGCCGCCGGTGCCGCCCGCACCGCCCAGCAGCCCGCCCAGCGCCCAGCCGACGCTGCCGGCCCAGCCCGCCGTGCCCGCACCGCCGGCGGTTCCGGCGCCGCCCGTGGTCCCGGCTCCGCCCGCCGTGCCCGCGCAGCCGGCCAACCCCTGGGCACCGCCGGCCCAACCCGGCTTCGGCCCCGCGCCGGTGCCCGCGCAGCCCGGCTTCGGCCCCGCGCCGGTGCCCGCCCAGCCCGGCTTCGGCCCGGCGCCCGCCCCGGCCCAGGCCGGGTTCGGCCAGCCGGCCTTCGGCGGCTACCCGCAGCAGGCCGGCTTCGTGCCGCCGGCACTGCTCAACTGCAAGGTCTGCCAGGGCTTCCCGGCCGCCGACGTGACGGTCCGCGGGCACCGCGGCCTGATCGTGATGATGAAGTTCCTGACCAACCGCGGCCCGTTCTGCCAGGTCTGCGGCACCGCGGTGGTCCGCGACATGTCCCAGCAGACCCTACTCAAGGGCTGGTGGAGCTACCTCTCCTGGCTCTTCACGCTGATCGCGCTGATCGGCAACCGCGCCGCCTACCAGAAGATCCGCCGGCTCCCGGCCCCGCAGCCCGGCACCCACGGGCCGCAGCTCGACCCGGGCCGTCCGCTCTCCAAGCGCGGCGCGATCTGGATGCTGACCGTGCCGGTGGCCGCGGTGGTGCTCGCCGTCGCGCTGCCGATCGCGCTGGCCGGCTCCTCCGGCGACACCGTCACCGGCGCCTCGGTGGACACCGCCCAGCCCGGCGACTGCCTGCACGACTACAACGCCAAGAACGGCGCCGACGACAGCCACCCCTCAGTGGTCGTGGTCCCCTGCAGCAGCTCGGCCGCCGACTTCAAGGTGATCGCCCGCTCGGGCACCATGGACGACGGCAACCACACCTGCTCGCCCTACTCGGTCTCCACCAAGTGGTACGTCCACCAGGAGCCGACCTACAGCTACGTGCTCTGCCTGGCCCCGCCGAACGCCTCGACCAGCGGCGGCTCCGGCTCCTACGGCGGCGGCAACGGCGGTTCGAGCGGCGGCTCGACCGGCTCCACCGGCTCGGGCAACGGCTCGGGCGGCTCGGCCACCTGA